Proteins encoded together in one Streptomyces rubradiris window:
- a CDS encoding acyl carrier protein, with product MTSTYDTVKTALTSHFNIPADTVRADSTLEDLGLDSLAVVELLCVLQDELGMTVPTGHENLKSLQLTLAETVAIIDEAQPSARAAEVLA from the coding sequence ATGACCTCTACCTACGACACCGTGAAAACCGCGCTGACCAGCCACTTCAACATCCCCGCCGACACGGTCCGCGCCGATTCGACCTTGGAGGACCTGGGCCTGGACTCGCTCGCTGTCGTCGAACTGCTCTGCGTGCTCCAGGACGAGTTGGGCATGACCGTCCCCACGGGTCACGAAAACCTCAAGTCCCTCCAGCTCACGCTCGCCGAGACCGTGGCCATCATCGACGAAGCGCAGCCTTCCGCCCGCGCGGCCGAAGTCCTGGCATGA
- a CDS encoding 3-oxoacyl-ACP synthase III family protein: protein MSNVRAHLAGAAVHLPERWVSMEEREAQIAAASDGFVPPPGLITQLTGVQGVHLSDDDEQASDLAVSAARKLLADSGVQPAEIDLMIFAAASQDMIEPATSHIVAAKLSLSCPVFDVKNACNSVLNALEITQALIASGCYRTVLITCGEAPSVSARLRVPDGSAFARSLPAYGFSDAGAALLLTADETPGDQPPRGILGCRFAADSAAWPSATVPHGGIASLRRRSGPEAPAFFRMDSMRMRESLRALGRDHLHRALGELGLGFDDFAFIGVHQVALADLDELCGPEIGVPRDKLIVTLPRHGNVASASLPLQLTRAIETGKAHPGDLVALIGLAAGSSAGLLALRL from the coding sequence ATGAGTAACGTTCGAGCCCACCTGGCAGGGGCTGCCGTCCATCTGCCCGAGCGCTGGGTAAGCATGGAGGAAAGGGAAGCCCAGATCGCGGCCGCCAGCGACGGCTTCGTCCCGCCCCCTGGGCTGATCACCCAACTGACCGGGGTTCAGGGCGTACACCTCAGCGACGACGACGAGCAGGCGTCCGACCTCGCGGTGAGCGCCGCGCGCAAGCTCCTGGCCGACAGCGGAGTCCAGCCCGCCGAGATCGACCTGATGATCTTCGCCGCGGCCAGCCAGGACATGATCGAGCCGGCCACGTCGCACATCGTGGCCGCCAAACTCTCGCTGTCCTGCCCGGTGTTCGACGTGAAGAACGCCTGCAACAGTGTCCTCAACGCCCTGGAGATCACCCAGGCCCTGATCGCGTCCGGGTGCTACCGCACCGTCCTGATCACCTGCGGGGAGGCCCCCTCGGTCTCCGCCCGGCTCCGGGTCCCCGACGGCTCCGCGTTCGCCCGATCGCTGCCGGCCTACGGATTCTCCGACGCCGGCGCCGCTCTCCTGCTGACAGCGGACGAGACTCCCGGGGACCAGCCGCCCCGGGGCATCCTCGGCTGCCGCTTCGCCGCCGACTCCGCGGCCTGGCCCTCGGCCACCGTCCCGCACGGCGGCATCGCCTCGTTGCGCAGACGATCGGGACCGGAGGCGCCTGCCTTCTTCCGCATGGACAGCATGCGCATGCGCGAGAGCCTGCGGGCCCTCGGGCGTGACCATCTGCATCGCGCGCTGGGCGAACTCGGTCTCGGCTTCGATGACTTCGCGTTCATCGGTGTTCACCAAGTCGCCCTCGCCGACCTGGACGAACTCTGCGGACCGGAGATCGGCGTCCCCCGCGACAAACTGATCGTCACCCTCCCCCGGCACGGAAACGTCGCCTCCGCCTCCCTGCCCCTCCAGCTGACCCGCGCCATCGAGACCGGCAAGGCCCACCCCGGCGACCTCGTCGCCCTCATCGGCCTCGCCGCCGGCAGCAGTGCCGGCCTCCTGGCGCTCCGCCTGTGA
- a CDS encoding MMPL family transporter produces MAAGLAAVCAWFGVSAHARLSPGGIVPTTTEAARADRALQRGFSATPPQLVLVARVTGARTVADPGAAAEAERLAQRLSADRSVSQVISYWRTGAPSLRAADGRSALVLVRLRGGEQETTRTAERLLPRLAGHHGPLDVAVTGEAASRAEALRTAREDQVRAELLALPLTALLLVVVFGSVVAALLPVAVGVLAVLGTTAVLRLLTSFTEVAVSAANVSSALGFALAVDYSLFLLARYREEKAATGTEEALRTTLRTAGRAVAFSAGTVILSLAALLVFPHTILRSVAYGGMAVTAFAAVGSLVVLPALLVVLGDRIDRFGIRPRRHRARRLAGHRAEALGRWGRTARAAMRRPGLVTVTLTAALLLLAAPFTRVQISLFDDRVAPASSTVAEAGALLREGYQLNAVIAPTTIVLPRFDLRRQAAALDAYARRVALQAGVDKVETATGTYTADGHKRPPDATASAFASSRGVWLSVATSGEPYSSANRDLARTLRELPAPAPVLVGGPGAVLNDVRQALFTRLPLCLFLAGAALFALTLALTRRPVMALTALLLNALSLAASFGALVFVFQEGHLAGLLGGFPVTGTTDALTPVLVFGIAFGLSMDYEILLLARICEEYRHTAPDGAAAIVRGLDRTARLFTWAALTLAVVMAALAASELILLKIIGVGLALAVVLDATVVRGLLAPAVLTLAGRATWWSPWPRRKSPAPPPAASPALAPAGLTGAEHPRSDR; encoded by the coding sequence ATGGCCGCGGGGCTGGCGGCGGTGTGCGCCTGGTTCGGTGTCTCGGCGCACGCGCGGCTGTCTCCCGGAGGCATCGTGCCGACCACGACCGAGGCGGCCCGCGCGGACCGGGCCCTGCAGCGGGGATTCAGCGCCACCCCGCCCCAACTCGTGCTCGTCGCCCGCGTAACGGGCGCCCGGACCGTGGCGGACCCTGGCGCGGCGGCCGAGGCGGAACGGCTGGCACAGCGCCTGTCGGCCGATCGCTCGGTCTCACAAGTGATCTCCTACTGGCGCACCGGGGCACCGTCGCTCCGTGCGGCCGACGGACGCAGCGCCCTTGTGCTGGTACGGCTTCGAGGGGGCGAGCAGGAGACGACCCGGACGGCCGAGCGGCTGTTGCCGCGGCTGGCCGGGCACCACGGCCCGCTGGACGTCGCGGTCACCGGCGAGGCGGCCTCACGCGCCGAGGCGCTGCGCACCGCGCGCGAGGACCAGGTGCGCGCGGAACTGCTGGCCCTGCCGCTGACCGCGCTGCTGCTGGTCGTGGTGTTCGGGTCGGTGGTGGCGGCTCTGCTGCCGGTGGCCGTGGGTGTGCTGGCGGTGCTGGGCACCACGGCCGTGCTGCGGCTGCTCACCTCCTTCACCGAGGTGGCGGTGAGTGCCGCCAACGTCTCCTCCGCGCTCGGTTTCGCCCTCGCCGTCGACTACAGCCTCTTCCTGCTCGCCCGCTACCGGGAGGAGAAAGCCGCCACCGGCACCGAGGAAGCCCTTCGTACGACACTGCGCACCGCAGGCCGGGCGGTAGCGTTCTCCGCGGGGACCGTCATCCTCTCTCTGGCCGCGCTGCTGGTCTTCCCTCACACCATCCTGCGCTCGGTCGCCTATGGCGGTATGGCGGTCACCGCCTTCGCGGCCGTCGGCAGCCTGGTCGTGCTGCCGGCTCTCCTCGTGGTGCTGGGAGACCGCATCGACCGGTTCGGCATCCGTCCCCGCCGGCACCGCGCCCGCCGGCTCGCCGGGCACCGGGCGGAGGCACTGGGACGGTGGGGGCGAACGGCCCGCGCCGCCATGCGACGCCCGGGTCTGGTGACCGTCACCCTCACCGCCGCGCTGCTGCTGCTCGCCGCCCCCTTCACGCGCGTGCAGATCAGCCTGTTCGACGACCGGGTCGCGCCCGCGTCCTCCACCGTCGCCGAGGCCGGCGCGCTGCTGCGCGAGGGCTATCAGCTCAACGCCGTCATCGCGCCGACGACCATTGTCCTGCCGCGCTTCGACCTGCGACGGCAAGCCGCGGCCCTCGATGCCTACGCCCGGCGTGTCGCCCTTCAGGCGGGCGTGGACAAGGTGGAGACGGCGACGGGAACGTACACCGCGGACGGACACAAGAGGCCACCGGACGCCACCGCCTCGGCCTTCGCTTCCTCCCGCGGCGTGTGGCTGTCGGTGGCCACCTCCGGCGAGCCCTACTCCAGCGCCAACCGCGATCTCGCCCGGACCCTGCGCGAGCTTCCCGCTCCCGCCCCCGTCCTCGTCGGCGGCCCCGGAGCCGTCCTGAACGACGTGCGGCAAGCGCTGTTCACACGCCTGCCGCTGTGCCTGTTCCTGGCGGGCGCCGCGCTGTTCGCCCTCACCCTGGCGCTGACCCGGAGACCGGTCATGGCCCTCACGGCACTGCTGCTCAACGCGCTGAGCCTGGCGGCCAGTTTCGGCGCCCTGGTCTTCGTCTTCCAGGAAGGACACCTGGCCGGCCTGCTGGGTGGCTTCCCCGTCACCGGCACCACCGACGCGCTCACGCCCGTACTCGTCTTCGGCATCGCGTTCGGGCTGTCCATGGACTACGAGATCCTCCTGCTCGCGCGTATCTGCGAGGAATACCGGCACACCGCCCCCGACGGCGCCGCCGCCATCGTCCGCGGACTGGACCGCACCGCGCGGCTGTTCACCTGGGCCGCCCTCACGCTGGCCGTCGTCATGGCCGCCCTGGCCGCCTCGGAACTGATCCTGCTGAAGATCATCGGCGTCGGCCTCGCGCTCGCGGTCGTACTCGACGCCACCGTCGTCCGCGGCCTGCTCGCCCCCGCCGTACTGACCCTGGCCGGACGCGCCACATGGTGGAGTCCGTGGCCCCGCCGCAAGTCCCCCGCCCCGCCCCCTGCCGCAAGCCCGGCCCTCGCTCCGGCAGGGCTGACGGGCGCCGAGCACCCCAGGAGTGATCGCTGA
- a CDS encoding AurF N-oxygenase family protein has translation MTHQAPPSSRTPDAVARRLLTATAARSYDPGTEIDWDAPLPADTWFWPPERLTLYGTPLWERMNHRQRVELSRHEAAHLAELGHWFELAIIRMFSRYLMSQGGLDARAFYALTEMADETRHITMFGRLLNRLDRPYHGVPARVRYPFPLVDPLFQGITTFASALVIEEVLDRLQREVAQDERVQPLLRAVCRLHVSEEARHVSFARAELREAVRLASRGHLARHRVLTALVAYYTVPPLLRPDRYGDVGLPVKEARRQALHNPHHRETMRWSGEKLLAFLTEVDLIRPAQHHLWRRAGLMA, from the coding sequence ATGACCCACCAGGCCCCGCCCTCTTCCCGGACCCCCGACGCCGTCGCCCGGCGGCTCCTGACCGCCACCGCGGCCCGCTCCTACGATCCCGGCACCGAGATCGACTGGGACGCACCCCTGCCGGCCGACACCTGGTTCTGGCCGCCCGAGCGCCTCACCCTCTACGGCACCCCGCTGTGGGAACGCATGAACCACCGCCAGCGCGTCGAGCTCTCCCGCCACGAGGCGGCACACCTGGCCGAGCTGGGCCACTGGTTCGAACTGGCCATCATCCGCATGTTCTCCCGGTACCTGATGTCCCAAGGCGGCCTGGACGCCCGCGCCTTCTACGCCCTGACCGAGATGGCCGACGAGACCCGGCACATCACCATGTTCGGGCGGCTGCTGAACAGACTCGACCGCCCCTACCACGGTGTCCCCGCCCGGGTCCGGTACCCCTTCCCGCTGGTCGACCCGCTCTTCCAGGGCATCACGACCTTCGCCAGCGCCCTGGTCATCGAAGAGGTGCTCGACAGACTCCAACGCGAGGTCGCCCAGGACGAACGCGTCCAGCCCCTGCTCCGGGCGGTGTGCCGACTGCACGTCAGCGAAGAGGCCCGGCACGTCAGCTTCGCCCGCGCCGAGCTGCGCGAAGCGGTCCGCCTCGCTTCCCGCGGTCACCTGGCCCGCCACCGGGTCCTGACCGCTCTGGTCGCCTACTACACCGTGCCGCCGCTCCTGCGTCCCGACCGCTACGGCGACGTGGGGCTGCCCGTCAAGGAAGCCCGGCGCCAGGCACTCCACAACCCGCACCACCGCGAGACCATGCGCTGGTCCGGCGAGAAACTGCTCGCCTTCCTCACCGAGGTGGACCTGATCAGGCCCGCTCAGCACCATCTCTGGCGCCGAGCGGGCCTGATGGCCTGA
- a CDS encoding SDR family NAD(P)-dependent oxidoreductase has protein sequence MRRSVLVTGATSGVGRGAALKLAKAGFEVFATARDEEKAEKLRAEAAERDVTLRTVLLDVADADSCRDACAQVAEATEGGPWALVNNAGIPLAGAVEDIDDVAARHLLEVNVVGAARMARLVLPGMRKRGDGRIVNVSSLAGRVTAPAMGWYCAGKSALGALNDALRMEAGPGGVQVVVVEAGAYASAIQNRAADALAALAARGQTVFGDMYRVAEAGLRESATRLPGSEAVASAVCQALFAARPRPRYVVGRQARLGPVADALAPVRVKDHVKRAAMGAEAHPLVAYAARRWCTPW, from the coding sequence ATGCGTCGAAGTGTATTGGTCACGGGCGCGACGAGTGGCGTGGGCCGGGGGGCCGCGCTGAAGCTGGCGAAGGCGGGATTCGAGGTCTTCGCGACAGCGCGGGACGAGGAGAAGGCCGAGAAGCTCCGGGCCGAGGCAGCCGAACGGGACGTGACGTTGCGGACGGTCCTGCTGGACGTCGCCGACGCCGACTCCTGCCGTGACGCGTGCGCACAGGTCGCGGAGGCGACCGAGGGCGGCCCCTGGGCGCTGGTGAACAACGCCGGCATCCCGCTGGCGGGCGCGGTGGAGGACATCGACGACGTGGCCGCGCGGCATCTGCTGGAGGTCAATGTGGTGGGCGCGGCGCGGATGGCCCGCTTGGTGCTGCCCGGCATGCGGAAGCGCGGCGACGGGCGCATCGTCAACGTCTCTTCCCTCGCGGGCCGTGTCACGGCGCCTGCGATGGGATGGTACTGCGCCGGCAAATCGGCGTTGGGAGCCTTGAACGACGCGCTGAGGATGGAGGCGGGGCCCGGCGGCGTCCAGGTGGTCGTCGTCGAGGCGGGCGCCTACGCGAGCGCGATCCAGAACCGCGCGGCTGACGCTCTGGCGGCACTGGCGGCCCGCGGGCAGACGGTGTTCGGTGACATGTACCGGGTGGCGGAGGCGGGGCTCAGGGAGTCCGCCACCCGTCTGCCGGGCTCGGAAGCCGTGGCGTCGGCCGTGTGCCAGGCACTCTTCGCCGCCCGGCCGCGCCCCAGGTATGTCGTCGGCCGGCAGGCGAGACTGGGGCCGGTCGCCGACGCGTTGGCGCCGGTACGGGTCAAGGACCACGTCAAGCGGGCGGCGATGGGCGCCGAGGCGCATCCGCTGGTCGCGTACGCGGCCCGGCGCTGGTGCACTCCTTGGTGA
- a CDS encoding GNAT family N-acetyltransferase, translating into MDIRSPRVSELPVLQDIERAAGQRYHDIGMPEIAEDEPLPLDALARYQRDGRAWVAVDAAGVPVGYLIADLVDGSFHVEQVSVHPGSARRGVGRSLLEHLAGHARSRQAPALTLTTFADVPWNASYYTRCGFRVLADSMLTPGLREIREREAAHGLDRWPRVCMRRDL; encoded by the coding sequence ATGGATATTCGATCCCCTCGTGTGAGCGAGCTGCCCGTTCTCCAGGACATCGAGAGGGCCGCCGGTCAGCGGTACCACGACATAGGCATGCCGGAGATCGCCGAGGACGAGCCGCTGCCGCTGGACGCGCTCGCCCGGTACCAGCGTGACGGGAGGGCCTGGGTGGCGGTCGACGCGGCCGGCGTCCCGGTCGGCTACCTGATCGCCGACCTCGTCGACGGCAGTTTCCATGTCGAGCAGGTCTCGGTGCATCCGGGCAGTGCGCGGCGCGGGGTGGGCAGGTCCCTGCTGGAGCATCTGGCCGGCCATGCCAGGAGCCGGCAGGCGCCCGCCCTGACCCTCACCACGTTCGCCGACGTCCCGTGGAACGCCTCCTACTACACGCGCTGCGGCTTCCGGGTCCTGGCCGACAGCATGCTCACGCCTGGTCTGCGGGAGATCCGTGAGCGGGAGGCGGCCCACGGCCTGGACCGGTGGCCGCGCGTGTGCATGCGCAGGGATCTGTGA
- a CDS encoding lytic transglycosylase domain-containing protein has protein sequence MTVSIIRRIASPKKALTTAAVAAATAGMALTAAPAHAAPAQASSAQAIAHKMIPDAAQFNAFSKIVSHESGWNPHATNSSSGAYGLVQALPASKMASAGADWKTNPATQIKWGLNYMNSRYGSPVKAWDFWQANGWY, from the coding sequence GTGACCGTCTCCATCATCCGCCGCATCGCCTCCCCGAAGAAGGCCCTCACCACCGCCGCCGTGGCCGCCGCCACCGCCGGCATGGCGCTCACCGCCGCTCCGGCTCACGCCGCCCCGGCCCAGGCCTCCTCCGCCCAGGCGATCGCGCACAAGATGATCCCGGACGCCGCGCAGTTCAACGCCTTCAGCAAGATCGTCTCCCACGAGAGCGGCTGGAACCCCCACGCCACCAACAGCTCCTCCGGCGCCTACGGCCTCGTCCAGGCCCTCCCGGCCTCCAAGATGGCCTCCGCCGGCGCCGACTGGAAGACCAACCCGGCCACCCAGATCAAGTGGGGCCTCAACTACATGAACTCCCGCTACGGCAGCCCCGTCAAGGCCTGGGACTTCTGGCAGGCCAACGGCTGGTACTAA
- a CDS encoding aminoglycoside adenylyltransferase family protein, producing the protein MNQVREIVRLVDGVLGRDVIGTYLHGSSVLGGLRPASDVDVLVVSRRRMDERDRRTLLGGLLRISGSRNRARPVELTVVVQTEVRPWRYPPTGDFLYGEWLRAEYEAGEIPRPEPMPDLALLITMALAGDSPLTGPRPAQILDPVPRADLLRASVAGIPGLLDDLDSDTRNVLLTFARIWTTLATGVIKSKDAAADWALAHLPPEHRAALAHARQLYLTCPYSEESWSDALRAQVRPHVDHVLAEIDRLRTRTTFDGPGR; encoded by the coding sequence GTGAATCAGGTTCGGGAGATCGTGAGGCTGGTCGACGGTGTGCTGGGCCGGGACGTCATCGGCACCTACCTCCACGGCTCCTCCGTACTCGGTGGTCTCAGGCCGGCCAGCGACGTGGACGTGCTGGTCGTCTCCCGGCGGCGAATGGACGAGCGGGATCGACGGACACTCCTCGGTGGACTGCTCCGGATCTCCGGTTCCCGAAACAGGGCCCGCCCGGTCGAACTCACCGTGGTCGTTCAGACCGAGGTCCGGCCGTGGCGGTACCCGCCGACCGGTGATTTCCTCTACGGCGAGTGGCTGCGTGCGGAGTACGAGGCCGGGGAGATCCCCCGGCCCGAGCCGATGCCCGATCTGGCCCTGCTGATCACCATGGCGCTGGCCGGCGACTCCCCCCTCACCGGCCCACGCCCGGCGCAGATCCTCGACCCGGTTCCGCGGGCCGACCTGCTCCGGGCGAGCGTGGCGGGCATCCCCGGCCTGCTCGACGACCTGGACAGCGACACCCGCAACGTCCTGTTGACCTTTGCCCGCATCTGGACCACGCTCGCCACGGGCGTGATCAAGTCGAAGGACGCCGCCGCCGACTGGGCCCTCGCCCACCTCCCGCCCGAGCACCGCGCCGCCCTCGCACACGCCAGACAGCTCTATCTCACGTGCCCCTACTCGGAGGAGAGCTGGAGCGATGCATTGCGCGCACAGGTTCGTCCGCACGTGGACCACGTGCTCGCCGAGATCGATCGGCTGCGCACCCGAACCACATTCGACGGCCCCGGACGGTGA
- a CDS encoding DUF1048 domain-containing protein — MSIQDIIEGKKQWRAHVARIKALPPDYQIVYKEMQKYLFKVGPVSLSDGSLLPGIVDFFEEGVAAGKGVLELIGTDVAAFCDGLIKDTPTYADVYQASISGEPGAAGK; from the coding sequence GTGAGCATCCAGGACATCATCGAAGGCAAGAAACAGTGGCGGGCGCACGTCGCCCGGATCAAGGCACTCCCGCCGGACTACCAGATCGTCTACAAGGAGATGCAGAAGTACCTGTTCAAGGTCGGACCGGTCAGCCTGTCCGACGGGTCTCTCCTCCCCGGCATCGTGGACTTCTTCGAGGAGGGCGTCGCCGCGGGCAAGGGAGTTCTGGAACTCATCGGCACCGACGTCGCCGCGTTCTGCGACGGCTTGATCAAGGACACTCCCACCTACGCGGATGTCTACCAGGCATCCATCAGCGGAGAACCCGGCGCGGCCGGGAAGTGA
- a CDS encoding DUF1048 domain-containing protein, with amino-acid sequence MNFWEKVTGSDLTRDWKAFGARVEALPDDYQEAWNQIIAHLFPYGDFTGRNLTPILDSALGLLEVSAADGQSVHEVLGDDIQGFCTALAGAAGARAQRDRWREQLNRTVARKLSRLGG; translated from the coding sequence ATGAACTTCTGGGAGAAGGTCACAGGCAGCGATCTCACCAGGGACTGGAAGGCGTTCGGAGCCCGGGTCGAGGCTCTGCCGGACGACTACCAGGAGGCGTGGAACCAGATCATCGCCCACCTCTTCCCCTACGGGGACTTCACCGGCCGCAACCTGACACCGATCCTCGACTCCGCCCTGGGGCTGCTCGAAGTGTCGGCAGCGGACGGGCAGAGCGTCCACGAGGTGCTCGGTGACGACATCCAGGGCTTCTGCACGGCGCTGGCCGGCGCAGCCGGGGCCCGGGCTCAACGCGACCGCTGGCGCGAGCAGTTGAACAGGACCGTCGCAAGGAAATTGAGCCGGTTGGGAGGCTGA
- a CDS encoding PadR family transcriptional regulator, whose product MDDLTEMLKGTLEGCVLEIIGSEETYGYAITRRLNELGFADVIEGTVYTILLRLERNGLVQVTKRPSEVGPPRKFYALNDAGREELAKFWAKWQYLSSRIDRLREGGR is encoded by the coding sequence TTGGACGACCTGACGGAGATGTTGAAGGGCACGCTCGAAGGGTGCGTGCTCGAAATCATCGGCAGCGAGGAAACCTACGGGTACGCCATCACTCGCCGGCTGAACGAGCTCGGCTTCGCCGACGTCATCGAGGGGACGGTGTACACGATCTTGCTGCGGCTGGAGAGGAACGGGCTCGTCCAAGTGACGAAACGTCCGTCCGAGGTCGGTCCGCCGCGCAAGTTCTACGCGCTCAATGACGCCGGGCGTGAAGAACTCGCCAAGTTCTGGGCGAAATGGCAGTACCTCTCGTCACGCATCGACAGGCTCAGGGAGGGCGGAAGATGA
- a CDS encoding zinc-binding dehydrogenase, with translation MFSTVHAVGNLDAYAQALRPFGRIVAIDDFDSLPIGVLKAKSISFHGEFLFTRSMFRTAGQDRQRQRQRQRQRQRQRQRQRQRHILTQLARLVDAGIVTSTAVKDFGRINAVNLREAHRVMESGTTIGKIILTGF, from the coding sequence GTGTTCAGCACCGTCCACGCCGTCGGCAACCTCGACGCCTACGCCCAGGCCCTGCGCCCCTTCGGCCGGATCGTCGCCATCGACGACTTCGACTCCCTGCCCATCGGCGTGCTGAAGGCCAAGAGCATCTCCTTCCACGGGGAGTTCCTGTTCACCCGCTCCATGTTCCGGACGGCCGGCCAGGACCGGCAGCGGCAGCGGCAGCGGCAGCGGCAGCGGCAGCGGCAGCGGCAGCGGCAGCGGCAGCGGCACATCCTGACCCAGCTCGCCCGCCTGGTCGACGCGGGCATCGTCACCAGCACCGCCGTGAAGGACTTCGGCAGGATCAACGCGGTGAATCTCCGCGAGGCGCACCGCGTCATGGAGTCCGGCACCACGATCGGCAAGATCATCCTCACCGGCTTCTGA
- a CDS encoding cytochrome P450 family protein has protein sequence MSNSTSPSRPAVDPGELFEDPYGVYGRLREEGSVHRIAGTDGLPAWLVTRYDDVRQALADPRLSLDKRNATAGGYRGMALPPALDANLLNMDPPDHTRIRRMVSKAFTPRRVEALREPIRRTADRLLDSLSGQDEVDLIPSYAAPLPIIVICDLLGVPQTRRADFRAWTDALVVPDPTRPERAREAVGDLLSFFTRLIADKRAHPADDLLSALIAVRDQEDRLSEDELMSLAFLILVAGYENTVHLIGNAVAALLAHPEQLAALRADAALLDRAIDELARYDGPVPLAIRRFPTEDIVIGGVTVPAGETVLLSLAAAHRDPRRFPDPDRLDIGRDAGGHLALGHGIHYCLGAPLARMETGIALTALFERFPGLSLAVPPHDLRRRPSMRSRGLLALPVRPAGRPGRSDALTPAG, from the coding sequence ATGAGCAACTCAACTTCCCCGTCGAGGCCGGCCGTTGACCCGGGTGAGCTGTTCGAGGACCCCTATGGCGTCTACGGCCGGCTGCGAGAGGAGGGGTCGGTCCACCGGATCGCCGGCACGGACGGGCTTCCCGCGTGGCTGGTCACACGGTACGACGACGTCCGCCAGGCGCTCGCCGATCCCCGGCTGTCGCTGGACAAGCGCAACGCGACGGCGGGCGGCTACCGGGGCATGGCCCTGCCACCCGCGCTGGACGCCAACCTCCTCAACATGGACCCGCCGGACCACACACGCATCCGGCGCATGGTGTCCAAGGCCTTCACTCCCCGGCGCGTCGAAGCGCTCAGGGAGCCGATCCGGCGCACCGCGGACCGACTGCTCGACTCCCTGTCGGGGCAGGACGAGGTCGACCTGATCCCCTCCTACGCCGCTCCGCTGCCGATCATCGTGATCTGCGACCTCCTCGGCGTGCCCCAGACCCGGCGCGCCGATTTCCGCGCCTGGACGGACGCCCTGGTCGTGCCCGACCCGACGCGGCCGGAACGGGCCAGGGAAGCGGTCGGCGACCTGCTGTCCTTCTTCACCCGACTGATCGCCGACAAGCGCGCCCATCCGGCCGACGACCTGCTGTCCGCCCTGATCGCCGTACGCGACCAGGAGGACCGGCTCAGCGAGGACGAGCTGATGTCACTGGCCTTCCTCATCCTGGTCGCGGGGTACGAGAACACGGTGCACCTGATCGGCAACGCGGTCGCGGCACTGCTCGCCCACCCGGAACAGCTGGCCGCGCTCCGGGCCGATGCCGCTCTGCTGGACCGGGCGATCGACGAACTGGCCCGCTACGACGGGCCGGTACCCCTGGCGATCCGCCGCTTCCCCACCGAGGACATCGTCATCGGCGGCGTCACCGTCCCAGCCGGTGAGACGGTCCTGCTGTCGCTCGCCGCGGCGCACCGCGACCCGCGCCGCTTCCCCGACCCCGACCGGCTCGACATCGGACGTGACGCCGGCGGACACCTGGCACTGGGACACGGCATCCACTACTGTCTCGGCGCCCCGCTCGCCAGGATGGAGACGGGCATCGCACTCACCGCCCTCTTCGAGCGCTTCCCCGGCCTGTCGCTCGCCGTCCCCCCGCACGACCTGCGCCGACGACCGTCCATGCGCTCCCGTGGCCTGCTCGCGCTCCCCGTACGCCCAGCGGGCCGGCCGGGGCGGTCCGACGCCCTCACTCCGGCCGGATGA
- a CDS encoding lytic transglycosylase domain-containing protein — translation MTVSIIRRIASPKKALTTAAVAAATAGMALTAAPAHAAPASASSAQAIAHKMIPDAAQFNAFSKIVSHESGWNPHATNSSSGAYGLVQALPASKMASAGADWKTNPATQIKWGLNYMNSRYGSPVKAWDFWQANGWY, via the coding sequence GTGACCGTCTCCATCATCCGCCGCATCGCCTCCCCGAAGAAGGCCCTCACCACCGCCGCCGTGGCCGCCGCCACCGCCGGGATGGCGCTCACCGCCGCTCCGGCTCACGCCGCCCCGGCCTCGGCCTCCTCCGCCCAGGCGATCGCGCACAAGATGATCCCGGACGCCGCGCAGTTCAACGCCTTCAGCAAGATCGTCTCCCACGAGAGCGGCTGGAACCCCCACGCCACCAACAGCTCCTCCGGCGCCTACGGCCTCGTCCAGGCCCTCCCGGCCTCCAAGATGGCCTCCGCCGGCGCCGACTGGAAGACCAACCCGGCCACCCAGATCAAGTGGGGCCTCAACTACATGAACTCCCGCTACGGCAGCCCCGTCAAGGCCTGGGACTTCTGGCAGGCCAACGGCTGGTACTAA